From Paenibacillus antri:
ATTTTCTGCTCTGAGCCGCAAGGACCGAGACGGAAAGGGACGCATCGCGCACGGCCGCCGACGGCGCCGGAACGCGCGAATTGGTTTTGCGCTGCCATCCTTCTTCGGCTTTGGGCCGGGAAGGATTTTTTTGTTTTCCAGGAAGGAACCCTAAGGAGGAATGTGCGATGTCGGAACAATCGTCATCGGGAACCCGTAAGCCAGTAACGACGACGCGGCTGCGGGCGATGAAGTCGAAGGGCGAGCCGATCGCGGTCGTTACCGCGTACGATTATCCTTCGGCGCAGCTGGCGGAAGCGGCCGGCGCGGACGTGCTGCTCGTCGGCGATTCGCTCGGCAACGTCGTGCAAGGCCGGGAGACGACGCTGTCCGTGACGTTGGATCACATCGTGTATCACGCGGAGATCGTCTCGCGGGCCGTGAAGACGCCGTTCGTCGTCGCGGATTTGCCGTTCGCCACGTACCACGGAGGCGTTGACGCGACATTGGCCAACGTCGCGCGCGTCATGCGGGAAGGCGGCGTCAAGGCGGTGAAGCTCGAAGGCGGCAACGAAATTTTGCCTGCGGTGCGAGCGGCGGTCGGCGCCGGCGTCCCGGTCATGGGGCATCTCGGCTTGACGCCGCAGTCGGTCCATGTCATCGGAGGGTATAAGGTGCAAGGCAAGCAGTCGGCCGCGGCGGAGAAGCTGCTCGACGAGGCGCTGCGGCTCGAGGAGGCCGGCGCGTTCGCGATCGTGCTGGAGCTCGTCACCGACGAGCTGGCGGCGAAAGTGACCGAGCGGCTGTCGATCCCGACGATCGGCATCGGCTCGGGAAAAAGCTGCGACGGGCAGGTGCTCGTGTTCCACGACATTTTGCAATACGAGCTCGACCCGATGGCGA
This genomic window contains:
- the panB gene encoding 3-methyl-2-oxobutanoate hydroxymethyltransferase — translated: MSEQSSSGTRKPVTTTRLRAMKSKGEPIAVVTAYDYPSAQLAEAAGADVLLVGDSLGNVVQGRETTLSVTLDHIVYHAEIVSRAVKTPFVVADLPFATYHGGVDATLANVARVMREGGVKAVKLEGGNEILPAVRAAVGAGVPVMGHLGLTPQSVHVIGGYKVQGKQSAAAEKLLDEALRLEEAGAFAIVLELVTDELAAKVTERLSIPTIGIGSGKSCDGQVLVFHDILQYELDPMAKKFVKAYANVGAVVKEAIREYVADVKQRSFPEERHTFHMEEADLQRLYGGGAADKE